ATTAAAGACTTTCTTCCCGTTCGGAAAATTCACTTTATCACCGACCGTAATTCCTCTTTCTTTTAATTTTAGATATAACCCTTCGATATCGCTTGACGTTAAAAGAATTGATGGTGTGCCAAGATTCATATCAGGATTAGCGGCAGCGACGACTGCTTTGTTCTGCAGAACTAGTTTCGTTGAATTTTGACGGCTATCGGATAAAATAATGGCAAAGGATTTTCCGTAGTCTTCTCTTCCCTCAACATTAAATCCGAAGTTATTAACCCAAAAAGCTGCAATTGCATCCTGGTCGTTTACGTAGAGCATAATTTGATTTAATTTATTCATATTCTTTATTCCTTTTCAGAATTACCGTATTCGCCATATAATCGTTTTTAGACAAATTATAATTGTCTGCGTAGAAATATTTTTACATTCCTATGTTGCATATTCTTTGTCGTATCTTTCCATTTTTAATAGTTATATTGAAAACATAGCGACGGAAAAAATCGAGACAAAATATAAAAAGTTCCAGACCCTCGGCGACTCTGTTTTTCGGCATGTGAACCGTTTTTGTTAGATGATTTTTGATTTACTATATTCAAAGAAATTGTCGAATCATGAATTCCGCTCTTTAATTAAAAAATAGGACGGTTTAATATGAATTCGATCATTAGGAACATTTTATCCGTTGCGGCAGGTATCCTTTTGGGAAGCGCCGTCAACATGGGAATCATTACGATCAGCGCTTACATTATTCCTCCACCGGACGGCGCGGATATGACTACGATGGAAGGACTAAAGGCTTCTCTGCATCTATTTCAGCCTAAACATTTTATTTTACCGTTTTTAGCGCATGCTATGGGGACATTCATAGGCTCAGCTATAACAGCCGTAATCTCCGCGAGTCATAAGATTAATTTTGCGTTAGGCGTTGCGACTTTTTTCTTAGTCGGCGGGATTGCCAATGCATTCATGCTGCCTTCGCCTATTTGGTTTATCGCTTTGGATTTAGCCTGTGCATATATTCCTATGGGCTATCTTGCTGGGAAATTAGTTACAAGGAAAAGTAGATAGGAAATCAATTCGTGTTTTCTCATGCGATTTACGGTACCAATACGACGTGCAAGACTAAATCGCAAATGAAATGAGATAACATTGCGGATTCTAATCCTCGCGTGGCAAAGAGATAACCGAACGCGATTCCCGCCAAACCATTTAGCGCGGCGGCTCGAAGAATCACCAATGGTGTCAATGGTAGGATCATCGATGTAGCCGGCAAATGTCCCAGGCCAAAAATGATCGCAGTCAGGATATTAGCCGTCCAGAGAACGACCGCTGTCGGCTTGATCTCGGCGGTCTTGCTTAAAAAACGTCCACACCAAACCAAGAAGGACATCAAGAATAATCGCAATAAGATTTCTTCGTTGATGCTTCCGTAAAAGGAAGCGAATAAACCTTTCCAAGCCGCTGGCTTTGCTACCCCGGTATTAATAAGCGAAGAGGCCCTGTCTCCTAGTTCGATTTTGAGCGCAGGCTGAAACAGATAGGCATCAAGCATCGCGATTAGCAGGGAAGCGACCACGCCGAGAATACAGCTAATGGGCACGATCGAAAGAATTTTATTCCTGATAGATTCTCCTTTAAAATAAGCTTCCAGAATCGGTAGATCGAGACCGGTCCGATTTGCGAAATAAAGTCCTATCGCAATTATTATTCCGAATAACAAAACCTGGGTGATGATCTGGATTGTCGCCAATAGAGGGAGCGGCATTGAAAGTTGAGTTTGTTTCAGCGCACCTGATTGAAGCTCGAGAGAGTAGGGAATAATAGAGATCAAGCCAAAAGTCGCAGCTACGAGAAGAATGACAAAAATTTTCCTGTGGAAAGGTTTGACCATCATGATAGGTTCCTGATTCCGGATTTCTTTACATTTTTGAGAAATGCAAAACATTGGGGTAGTTTATTTTCTCTGAGCGCATGATTGATCCGCCAGGTGTGCAGATTGCCGCGTTCTGTCGAAATGCGAAATAAAGACGTTTGGCGAAGAGTCGTACGGCATATACGAATCCGGAAAATTCTTTACGGCGATTCGGTTTATTATTCCAACGATGTAGGAAACCCTATGGAAAGAATTAGAGTAGAAAAATTAACGGATCAGGATGTTGACAAATTCATCGAGCTTATCCGCGTTTTTGAAACCGTATTTGAAATGAAAAATTTCAAATTGCCCGACAAAAGTCATCTTCGGCATTTATTGAAGGACGAGAATTTCTTCGTTTTTGTGGCTCTGTTTGAGGAAAAAGTGATGGGTGGTTTGACGGCTTATACTTTAAATCAATACTATTCTCGATTGCCGTTAGTTTATATTTACGATCTCGCAATCTTGACGGAATTTCAACGACAAGGAATTGGAAAATTATTGATTTCAAAGACTACGGACTACTGCAAAGAAATCGGAATGGAAGAAGTTTTTGTTCAAGCGGATTTGGAAGATACTTACGCGGTCGATTTTTATCGATCGACGGGCGCTATTGCGGAAAATGTAATCCATTTTTATTATCCATTGAACAAGAATGTATCATAAAGATATAAATTGTCTTTCCTAATATATATGGCTTTAATTAAAGGACGGCGGATTGAATTGATCTATTCCTAAATTAAGATTTAAAGTTATAGTCGATTTTGATTGTTTAAAATTAACGAAAAAGGATAATCCGATTGCCAATTTCGTGCTCGCAAAGGAATTGATACCATATTCTTTGCCTGAGTAGTTTTATCGGTTCGGATTTTTCCGAAATCGGAAATATTCTTTAATTACGATCCGAAAAGGAGGCTACGGAAATGCCTACACTTGAAACTTTAGAACGTTTTATCGCACTGGTTGAACAAAATCGGCATGATCAAGCGATAGAAGAATTTTATACTGAAAATTCGTCAATGCAGGAAAACCAATCCAAACCGCGCGTCGGAAGGGATCTGCATGTCGCGAATGAGAGGATCGTCTTAGCAAGAGCCGAATCGATATCGTCAAAATGCGTTCGTCCTGTTTTTGTGAACGGGGATAAGGTTGTAATTCGCTGGATTTTTGATTTTGAGTGGAAAGACCAGACAATGACGCATATGGAGGAACTCGCTTATCAACGTTGGGAAGGCGAACGCATTGCAGAAGAGGTTTTCTTTTATGACCCGACGCAGCGCCAACCGAAAAAAAAGAAAACATCCGACTAATTCGGAACGTTAAGGATAATAGCATAAATGTTCGAACGAGGGCATATCCTGCTCTGTCACAAAATCGTTAACTCGACCGAAATAAGCCTAATTCTTTGATTTATTATTTCCATTTCCAAGAATTTAACTGTTTTCCAGAATTTGATCTTTGAAATTCTGTAAATAAGGATAATAAATTGGCAAAGAATAACTATCTGTTTGAAAAACGTCAGAAAGATATAGCAAAGAAGAAGAAACAGGATGAAAAACGCCAGAAAAAGCTGAATAAGGCTGCTAATCCCGGTGAAGAAAATGCTGAAAATACGGAAGAAAGCGCGGAAAATCCTGAAATTACCGATAAAAAAACGGACGATATCTGATTAATTAACTTTTTTTAAAAATATTTCATAACGGCGGGATCGAAAAACACTTTTCTTTCTCATGAAGTATTTTCATGAAACTTTAATATTTCCCGCTACTGCATTATATTGTGATGGTTCGCGTTTAGCCTCGCGGCCGATTTGGCAGCTCTAATTCGGTAAATATCACATATCTTTCTCTTTCTTTCAAACTTTTGATAATGATACCTTTCGATTTACAAAGGGCCGTTCATTTGCGAATTCCCCCCTTTAATATTTAAAGACCTCGATCTATACGCGGACGAGTTCGCTTATCCATTCAAAAGTACATAACCTTATCATAAATACTTTAATTCCTTTATGGTATATCGAAGCTGAGCAGGGCCGTCGAATCGACATTCATGACACTCACAAAAATTACTTGAATTTTTCATCAATAGACTGACGATGAGCCGGTTTTTAGAGTAGAGGAGCATCGTATTATGGAATCTCAAACTGTTTCGAAAGGGCATTTATGGACCGGTCGAGTACTAAGCGGTTTATCTATCGCCTTTCTTTTATTCGACGGTGTTATGAAATTTTTTCTTGAGAGTATGCCCAAGGAAGCGATGGAGGCCGCGGCCAAGCTCGATTATCCGATGAGTTTAATGCCCGGGATAGGAACAACTTTGTTAATCTGCACCTTGTTATATGCGATTCCCAGAACCGCAATTCTTGGTGCGATTCTCTTAACCGGCTACCTTGGCGGTGCAGTTGCCTCCCATGTTCGCGTCTTAAATCCCTGGATGAGTCATATATTGTTTCCCGTTTATCTCGGTATTCTAATATGGGGCGGGCTCTATCTTAGATTCCCGAAACTGCGGGATTTCATTCCCTTGCAAAAATGAATTCGATAAGGCCCATTGTAGAGAATGACCGTCAAACGAGTGAAAGTCGATAAACGCGAAGAGGGACTGATTTTGCAGGAATACCTCCATTTGCATAAAACTGTGGAAGCATTCGATTCTCGCGGGCTTACGATCAAGGCATGGAGCGTTACTCTAAGTATGGCCGGAATCGGAACGGCTATTTTGGATTCCACATATTCTATTCTGCTTCTTTCCGCCGGAAGCGCATTCCTATTTTGGATTATAGAAGGATTATGGAAATCGTTTCAGTATGCTTATTATCTTCGAATCCGAATGATAGAAGGATATTTTTCAGGAGAGAATAAGACTCTTACTCCTTTTCAAATTTCGACATCCTGGTCCACTTCTTGGAGAGCCGGCGGATGGAAACGACTTTTCTGGATTTTGACATGGCCACATATTTTTCTTCCTCATTTAGCTACAGTGTTAGCCGGACCTCTCCTTTATGCATATTTTGTTTTGCAGTGAACTCACTTTACATTGGCTTGTTAAATGAAATTACTTCGCATAACAAGCCGAATTTCCGACAAATACGGTTCTGACTATCGAGCATATTT
The Leptospira fainei serovar Hurstbridge str. BUT 6 genome window above contains:
- a CDS encoding VOC family protein, producing the protein MNKLNQIMLYVNDQDAIAAFWVNNFGFNVEGREDYGKSFAIILSDSRQNSTKLVLQNKAVVAAANPDMNLGTPSILLTSSDIEGLYLKLKERGITVGDKVNFPNGKKVFNFADSEGNYFAIIEE
- a CDS encoding CPBP family intramembrane glutamic endopeptidase, with product MMVKPFHRKIFVILLVAATFGLISIIPYSLELQSGALKQTQLSMPLPLLATIQIITQVLLFGIIIAIGLYFANRTGLDLPILEAYFKGESIRNKILSIVPISCILGVVASLLIAMLDAYLFQPALKIELGDRASSLINTGVAKPAAWKGLFASFYGSINEEILLRLFLMSFLVWCGRFLSKTAEIKPTAVVLWTANILTAIIFGLGHLPATSMILPLTPLVILRAAALNGLAGIAFGYLFATRGLESAMLSHFICDLVLHVVLVP
- a CDS encoding nuclear transport factor 2-like protein yields the protein MPTLETLERFIALVEQNRHDQAIEEFYTENSSMQENQSKPRVGRDLHVANERIVLARAESISSKCVRPVFVNGDKVVIRWIFDFEWKDQTMTHMEELAYQRWEGERIAEEVFFYDPTQRQPKKKKTSD
- a CDS encoding DoxX family protein, translated to MESQTVSKGHLWTGRVLSGLSIAFLLFDGVMKFFLESMPKEAMEAAAKLDYPMSLMPGIGTTLLICTLLYAIPRTAILGAILLTGYLGGAVASHVRVLNPWMSHILFPVYLGILIWGGLYLRFPKLRDFIPLQK
- a CDS encoding GNAT family N-acetyltransferase, with the protein product MERIRVEKLTDQDVDKFIELIRVFETVFEMKNFKLPDKSHLRHLLKDENFFVFVALFEEKVMGGLTAYTLNQYYSRLPLVYIYDLAILTEFQRQGIGKLLISKTTDYCKEIGMEEVFVQADLEDTYAVDFYRSTGAIAENVIHFYYPLNKNVS